In Macrobrachium rosenbergii isolate ZJJX-2024 chromosome 48, ASM4041242v1, whole genome shotgun sequence, one DNA window encodes the following:
- the Arl6 gene encoding ADP-ribosylation factor-like protein 6 has translation MGMFDKLAFFLGLKKREASVLVIGLDNSGKSTMLNHFKTEDQKTAEIVPTVGFNVEKFKAKNVGFTAFDMSGQGRYRSLWEHYYHDCEGVIFVVDSSDKLRLVVAKDELDMLLQHPEMRHRRLPILFFANKMDVRDAVSSVKVSAALGLERITDKPWHITASNAITGEGLHEGVEWLTNQIKENVGNNNRR, from the exons ATGGGAATGTTCGACAAATTAGCATTTTTCCTTGgcttgaagaaaagagaagctAGTGTTTTAGTCATAGGCCTGGACAACTCGGGAAAGTCTACCATGTTGAACCACTTCAAAACCGAAGACCAGAAGACTGCAGAAATCGTCCCTACTGTTGGCTTCAATGTTGAAAAATTTAAAG CCAAAAATGTTGGTTTTACTGCATTCGACATGTCAGGACAAGGTCGTTATCGTAGTCTTTGGGAGCATTATTATCATGATTGTGAAGGTGTAATCTTTGTCGTCGATTCAAGTGATAAACTTCGCCTTGTTGTTGCAAAAGATGAATTGGATATGTTACTGCAACATCCAGAG ATGCGCCATCGTCGGCTGCCTATCCTATTCTTTGCTAACAAGATGGACGTACGTGATGCTGTTAGTAGTGTGAAGGTATCCGCAGCTTTAGGTTTAGAACGAATTACTGACAAGCCATGGCATATCACTGCTTCAAATGCTATTACAGGTGAAGGGTTACATGAAGGGGTTGAATGGCTCACCAACCAGATTAAAGAAAATGTCGGCAACAACAACAGACGTTAG